A genome region from Carassius gibelio isolate Cgi1373 ecotype wild population from Czech Republic chromosome A23, carGib1.2-hapl.c, whole genome shotgun sequence includes the following:
- the dffa gene encoding DNA fragmentation factor subunit alpha: MAELKACKVCNISREKHYGLAVTSLDQLRIKGGEALGFSPSASVSVVLEDDGTIVEDEAYFMCLPANTKFMLLHANEIWMHQGTAQPCRKCTVLEVDGKDTVDGFESWRSLAEQLRQDLASIILMSEADLQSLIDVPCSDLAAALDFSQQKTQVLQDTLQTMLDRREEERQSKELLRLYLKAMEREGTWDPQEESARLDETDGVQVEAAAGFSSTTLMLLKDKKYPETRLSNEELQMVTERGVKVMMEVLGWDGERTSALVQACESELSKRLQRVQALQSLSAQNQSASQPHTERETRAKRKKHTH; encoded by the exons ATGGCCGAATTAAAAGCGTGTAAAGTGTGTAACATTAGCCGAGAGAAGCATTATGGACTGGCGGTGACCTCTCTGGATCAGCTCAGAATAAAAG GTGGCGAGGCTCTTGGGTTCAGTCCCAGTGCATCAGTCTCAGTGGTGCTAGAAGATGATGGTACTATTGTGGAAGATGAGGCTTACTTCATGTGTCTGCCAGCAAATACAAAATTCATGCTGTTGCATGCCAACGAAATATGGATGCATCAag GGACAGCACAGCCTTGCAGAAAGTGCACTGTTCTGGAGGTAGATGGGAAAGACACAGTTGATGGGTTTGAATCTTGGCGCAGTTTGGCAGAACAGCTCAGGCAGGACCTGGCCAGTATTATCCTCATGTCCGAGGCAGATCTACAG AGTTTGATTGATGTGCCGTGCTCAGATCTGGCTGCAGCGTTGGACTTCTCACAGCAGAAAACCCAGGTCCTACAGGACACGCTGCAGACAATGCTGGACCGCAGGGAAGAAGAGAGACAGTCCAAAGAGTTACTGAGGCTCTATTTAAAAGCCATGGAGCGAGAAGGCACATGGGACCCACAAGAAGAAA GTGCTAGACTGGATGAGACAGATGGGGTGCAGGTGGAGGCCGCAGCAGGGTTCAGCTCCACAACGCTGATGCTCCTGAAGGACAAAAAATACCCAGAGACCAGACTGTCCAATGAAGAGCTACAG ATGGTGACGGAGCGTGGAGTGAAGGTCATGATGGAGGTGTTGGGCTGGGACGGTGAAAGGACATCAGCACTGGTCCAGGCATGTGAAAGTGAGCTCAGTAAACGCCTGCAGCGAGTTCAAGCCCTGCAATCCCTCAGTGCTCAAAATCAGTCTGCTTCACAAccacacactgagagagagacgCGAGCCAAacgcaaaaaacacacacactga